Sequence from the Burkholderia cepacia genome:
TAGGTCATGTCGTAGCGGTTGTCCGGCGAGATCAGGTGGACCACCATCGTCAGCGTCGGCGAGCTCTTTACCGTCGTGATGCCGAGCCGCTGCACGTCTTCCGGCAGGCGCGGCAGCGCCTGGTTCACGCGGTTCTGCACCAGCTGCGTGGCCTTGTCCGGATCGGTACCCAGCTTGAACGTGACGGTGATCGTCATGTTGCCGTCGCTGTTCGCCTGCGACTGCATGTAGAGCATGTCCTCGACGCCGTTGATCTGCTCCTCGAGCGGCGATGCGACCGTCTCGGCGATCACTTTCGGGTTCGCGCCCGGATACTGCGCCTTCACGATCACGGAAGGCGGCACGACTTCCGGATATTCCGAGATCGGCAGCAGGAACATCGCGATCACCCCGCCGAGCAGGACGATCACCGATAGGACTCCTGCAAAGATCGGCCGGTCGATAAAGAATTTTGAAATGTTCATGTGTGGCTCTGTCTGGTTGAACGCGGATACGAAGCGGCGGCCCGCTTACGAATCCGCCTTCGCCGGGGCGGCCGGCTTCGCGTTGTCCGCCAGCGGCGCGGACGGCGCGTCACCGCCCGTCATCGGGACCATGTGCGGCTTCACCTGTTCGCCGGGGCGCACGCGCTGCGTGCCGTTCACGACCACGCGATCGCCTGCCGCGAGGCCGCTCACGATCACGCGCCGGTTGCCGTGCTGCAGCCCCTGCTGCACTTCGCGGTACGACACGCGGCCTTGCTGGTCGACGACGAACACGAACTTCTTGTCCTGGTCGGTGTTGATCGCCGCGTCGTCGACGAGCAATGCCTCGTGCGGCGCGCTGCCGCCCACCTTCACGCGTGCGTACAGGCCCGGGACGAGCGCACCGTCCGCGTTGTCGAAGCGTGCGCGCACCCGGATCGTGCCCGACGACGTGTCGAGCCGGTTGTCGACCGAGTCGATCTCGCCGCTGCGCGAGTAGCCGGTTTCGTTCGCGAGGCCGAGCTCGACCGGCACCTTGCGGCCGTTGCGCGCGCCGTTGATGTATTGCAGGTAGGTCTGTTCATCTGCGTCGAACGACGCGTAGATCGGCGACACCGACACCAGCGTGGTGAGCGGCGCGGCCGACGCACCGGCCGACACGACGTTGCCGAGCGTGATTTCCGCACGCGACACGCGGCCCGACACCGGCGCGGTGATTCGCGTATAGCCGAGGTTGATGCGCGCCGTTTCGAGCGCGGCTTCGGCGGCCTTCAGGTTCGCGGTCGCTTCGCGCGCGGCGTTCTGCTTCTCGTCGTAATCGCGCTTCGCGATCGCGTTGTCGCCGATCAGCCGCTGCGCGCGCTGCCAGTCGGTCTGCGCATAGCCGTTGCGCGCCTGCGCGGCCGCGAGCTGCGCGGCCGCGCGATCGGTTTCGGCCTGGTACGGGCGCGGGTCGATCACGAACAGCACGTCGCCCTTCTTCACGAGCGCGCCGTCCTTGAAGTTCACCGCGACGATCGTGCCGGACACCTGCGGGCGCACGTCGACTTTCTCGACCGCCTCGAGGCGGCCCGAATAACTCTGCCAGTCGGTGACGGTCTGCGGCACGACGGTCGCGACATCGACTTCGGGCAGCGGCGCGGCCGCCTTCTCGGGTGCGTTCGCGTTCACGCGCATCGCGCCGAACGTTCCGAGGCCGACGACGGCAAGCGTCACGATCGCCGCTGTCGTCGCGATTCGGGAACGGGAGGTGCGTAGGATGGCCATGTGGATCTCCAGGTAAACGTGGATTGGTTCTGGTTATTCGGAACGGTTGGGCTGGCGCGCCTGGAAGCGGCACTGGAAGAAGCGCACGGCTTCCTCGAAGGCGGCTTCGTGCGTCGCGAGCGCGGCGTGCGTGATGTCCGGATAGCGGATCACCTGCGTGAGCACGCCCGACGAGATCAGGCAGCCCGCATATTTCTCCGCCTCGACGTGCAGCACGTCGTTCTGCGCGGTGACGACGAGCGTCGGCGGCAGGCCCGCGAGGCGCACCGA
This genomic interval carries:
- the ceoA gene encoding multidrug efflux RND transporter periplasmic adaptor subunit CeoA; translated protein: MAILRTSRSRIATTAAIVTLAVVGLGTFGAMRVNANAPEKAAAPLPEVDVATVVPQTVTDWQSYSGRLEAVEKVDVRPQVSGTIVAVNFKDGALVKKGDVLFVIDPRPYQAETDRAAAQLAAAQARNGYAQTDWQRAQRLIGDNAIAKRDYDEKQNAAREATANLKAAEAALETARINLGYTRITAPVSGRVSRAEITLGNVVSAGASAAPLTTLVSVSPIYASFDADEQTYLQYINGARNGRKVPVELGLANETGYSRSGEIDSVDNRLDTSSGTIRVRARFDNADGALVPGLYARVKVGGSAPHEALLVDDAAINTDQDKKFVFVVDQQGRVSYREVQQGLQHGNRRVIVSGLAAGDRVVVNGTQRVRPGEQVKPHMVPMTGGDAPSAPLADNAKPAAPAKADS